In Allocoprobacillus halotolerans, a genomic segment contains:
- a CDS encoding helix-turn-helix domain-containing protein: MKKIITYVNVYYQDKIILDQIADEVGLPPHYLCRHFKQQMDCTSFKYILDFRLRKSIELLEKDISITDISYMCGFGDVHFFTKKFKEKMNVTPYVYKKNLKEKDVHI, from the coding sequence ATGAAAAAAATTATTACATATGTCAATGTTTATTATCAAGATAAAATCATATTAGATCAAATTGCTGATGAAGTGGGATTACCACCACATTATTTATGTCGTCATTTTAAACAACAAATGGACTGTACGTCGTTTAAATATATCTTAGATTTTAGATTACGCAAAAGTATAGAACTTTTAGAAAAAGATATTTCTATTACAGATATTTCTTATATGTGTGGATTTGGAGATGTTCATTTTTTTACAAAAAAGTTTAAAGAGAAAATGAATGTAACACCTTATGTTTATAAGAAGAATTTAAAAGAAAAGGATGTTCATATATGA